The Lates calcarifer isolate ASB-BC8 linkage group LG7_2, TLL_Latcal_v3, whole genome shotgun sequence DNA window tctaaaaccCTGTCTTTCCAGGTGAGGCTCTCAGATGGAGGCAGTGTGTGAGCAGATCCATGgagctgatgatgatggtggtgatgatgaggaggatgaggaggaggcaggagctGGTGAAGCCATGCTGTGGTCCATCCAGGAGGCTCTGGAGAGGCAGACCCTGCAGATCGGAGCATCGGCCTGCGGGGCCACGGCAGTGGTGGACGTGCTGAAAGCCCTCGGCATGGACGTGGCCCCCGAGGAGGCCGATCGCTGCGTCCAAACTCGCCTGAGGAGGAATGAGTCTCCTCTGCCTGACTATCTGCTGTCCCGGAGCGAAGCCGGTAAATGTCCTGATGCACAGGTGTAAAAGCTACACCTGAGGGTGTTATTCAGTGCTGTGCTATGAAACTTGTGGCATCATGTATAGATTTGACCCCTGGTGTTCACCCTGTAACACAGGCCCACCTTTTTGGAATGATCCACCTGAATTAAACTAGGCTCATTACACTTTTGGACTGCTagactgttttgttttctgccatGCACCTGTactcagattttcttttttaaaatttatgtCACTAAATTGGCAGATATTACACCATAAACACTTGGCTTGAGCTCCGGGAAACTGTTCCGTGACATTTCAGGTAATGAAATATTAATCCATAAAGGATGACTTTGTATAGGTGCATATCTTAAGTCGGCTCCACAGGCAGTAATATTTCAGGTGTCGCAGATGCAAGCAGGGACTATAACTTCCCCTGCTGAATGAGGCTGCGTAGCGTCTTGAACCCATAAGCGCCGCTTCCTGCCAGCGTGACAGCTGGTTGCACTGCCAACCAGGCAAATTCAAAAGTGCCCTCTTGAATTAGACAAAGAGTTTTATGTCTCTCAGAGGAGAGACTGTAATTGTCTTTCAGCTCTGTTACACAGTTTTTACACTGACATATCAGGGGTTAGCTCAAGCTGTCGTTCAACACATGAGGGGAAAAGAAACACTTTCATATTCACTGATAAAAAGTGTGATTTGATAAACAGATAATTTCTTTCTGTAATGATCATACTGgtgatgaaaaatgtaaaagaaagacTGTGTCTTCTTCTAGGTGCGACTCACGCTCAGCTCATCGCAGGAGCGGAGGAGGCCAGCAAAGGGAAGGTGATGGGTCGCTTCTTCCACCTTCATCCCCGCCGGCGGGTGAAGCTGGTCTCCTGGCTCGCGCGCTGGATTCGAAAAGGCTCTGTTCCCGTCGCCACCATGAACATGCAACTGGCCGTGCCTGAGGGAGAGGAAGTGCCCGACGCCTGGCACCACCAGCTTATATTCGGGGTGGCACCTAATGCTGTTTTCATGACCAACCCTTTAGATGTAGGTGAGTAACAGGGGGGAACAGCTCTCTCTCACTCgtctgctgatgatgatgtgttaTTATTTTGGGTTAAATTCTCTCtagtgagtgagggagaggtgCACCAGCGACTCTGCAGCGAGTCAGTGCTGCTGATTCGTCGAGAGGACGTCCTGCAGCGTTTAACGCCAGATTCCTGTCTGTCAAGCCTCTCAGAGAACCAATCTGACCCCCGATGGAAAGCCCTGGATGTCGAGGGTAAATCTTTTATATGTGGCTTTATTCTACGTGCATCTGGTAGCcaatactgtacatatatttctccctgttttcctcCCATTAGGCCAGGTGAAACAGATGGCCCTAGAAGCGGAAGAGGAACAAGAGCAACCCCGGTTAACGCACATCACGATCCCTGCAGCGTACAAATCAGGCATCACGCTCTTCGCCCTACGAGAATCAGGGGTAGGACAAGAACTCAGCAGCACACCTGAACTCCTTTTGCTGTGACTGGACCGACACAAACAGACTCAAGACTTAAAGCTTCAAGACTTTTTTATTGTGAtgtgagaaataaaatatgacattttattgagCAGTAATTTCACCCACACGCTGTCATCCATGTACATTTCTATCACTGATGCCTGTTGTTAAAGCACAAGTACAAACTAACAAAAGACTACCCGCCTTGATTACTGACTCCATCCTTTCTGCTATATCTTTGCCATCAAGTACTCCTGCATTGACCGTTCCCTCATCTGCTCCCCACTGCAACCAGACTCTTATCTAGAGCTAAAAAATAAAGATCCCATCAGTCCCTATTTGGCCACTTTACACTATCTTCCACTTAACTTCAGGATTGACTTTCAGAATTTATTGATTTCTTTCAAAAGCAATAAATGTCACAGCTCTAGCTTATATTTCAGAGCAGTTATGTGCTTATGTGCAGAAGCTTATATCAGCAGACTCAACTCCACTGATTGCTCCAAAGTCCATATTAAAGGTGATGGACTTACTGCTGCCAGGGTGCTTCAgtgtttaatgaaaaacaaaatcatgtcTTTTTCAAGGCCAGCTCACTTTTCCATACTTGCATGAAGGCTCAGACAGCTCTGGGGGTGTTTTAAGGTGATATTTAGGTTGGTTATCTGATTGTTTAGAAACTGCATCCATCATTTTTTATAAAAGCAGTTCCTCGAGGTACTTGTTTACTGAGTGTTTTCAAACTatacttaactgtacagttaagtatAGTTTCAACAAAGAGGCATGACAAATAAATTACTCTTACGTTCccttaaaaggaaaaaagaaagctgtGGCGCTGTGTGAGGCGTCTTTGCTAATTAACTACAAATCCCATGATGCACTCGATAGTTACACCCCGAGGAAGTTGGAAGATTccaaaaaaaatgtccaaatagTTTGAGCTGCAGATAAAAGGTAAGAAACAGAGACATAACTATATAAACGAAACGGGAAAGTTGTCGGTGTTAATTAGCACTTCTCGCTAACTTTACGTCGCCTTTGTCGATGTGTAGCTTTACATCACTGTGATATATTGAATCCACGtggtgtgtgtagtgtgtgagtaattgtgtgtgtgagtgagagataATATAGTTTGCATCCACGGTCAGTCAGCAGGCTGAGAGCTGAGGAGACACTTCTCACTGCTGACCTGAACCGGGCTCCGGCTATTTCCTGCTTCACACGTACACTAACGCGCACAGGTGAGTGTCTCCACACCAAGCTGCATGTTTATTTCACCACAGCCTCGTGTGCTACAGAAGTTGGCTGTCACGTTAAAGTCATAACTGGTGTTATTTTCATGAAAGAGCAGAATTAACTTAAGCTTCAGTAACTCGTACTAAAAAACTACAGAAGTTGGAATGAATGAACTGGAAGAGACCGCATCAGAGATTAGACAGCACCATCTATCATGTTAAACTGCAGAATAAATGCATGTATTTTTATGCACGTGCAGCCATATTGGTGATGCATATTGTGGGTTAAATGCTTGACTTACACAAGTTAACCAGAGCAAAGTTTGATTATCGTCTTTTATTTATCCCATATTCTAAGTTTATTTTCCAGACACTACAATGGAGCACAGAGATATACTGTTTTAAGTatgtaaaatacaacaaagtCACTTTAAAAGCTTTGATAATGATGCATGCAACACCTTATATAAAGTGCAGTTTTCTTTAAACggtatttaaaaacattcattgTCAGACTCATGCGTTTGATTTGCTCTCTGACATGTGAGTCACATGAGCCGAGTGATTTCAATCAAAACCAGTGATTTGGCTAATTGTGGAACATGCGCGCCCACTGTGCAACACTCACCCTTTTGTGCTGTATCTTATCCCAGTGAGCGCTGAAGGGAGCTTTTAGACTTTACTATAGTAAACCATGCGATTGCGCAATCCTCTGAGCTCCTGTTATAGGGTTCAGGTCAGTGAAGATTGGGATGTTTTGAACTCTGACCCtgttttgtttgagttttaGGGGGTTAAAGGGTTCACAGAAGTCTTTTCAGTTTATTATTGACTGTAAAATTTTGCACATTTGTTGTGCTAAAAGATGGATTTGCTTATTATTTCATTAGAGTTTGTAGTTAAATTGATTATaataagtcttttttttctagtCTAGGAAATTGTGAACAACAAATGAGTCCCAAAGCTCAAGTCAAAACATTCAGGTTTTATCGCAGTGATGAGATCACATTGATCCGGGTGTGTGTCATGAGGAGCACTGTTTCCTGATGAGTGAATTTACACTGTGTCACTCAATCTGATAGTACATATCATGCTTTACTGTAGATAAGATCAGTTTCCTTTCATTTAGAGTGAGaaatacagtttattattaaattacaaacattacagatgGTTGTAAATATCATGAATAAATGA harbors:
- the LOC108894886 gene encoding uncharacterized protein LOC108894886 — encoded protein: MEAVCEQIHGADDDGGDDEEDEEEAGAGEAMLWSIQEALERQTLQIGASACGATAVVDVLKALGMDVAPEEADRCVQTRLRRNESPLPDYLLSRSEAGATHAQLIAGAEEASKGKVMGRFFHLHPRRRVKLVSWLARWIRKGSVPVATMNMQLAVPEGEEVPDAWHHQLIFGVAPNAVFMTNPLDVVSEGEVHQRLCSESVLLIRREDVLQRLTPDSCLSSLSENQSDPRWKALDVEGQVKQMALEAEEEQEQPRLTHITIPAAYKSGITLFALRESGVGQELSSTPELLLL